CTGGCCTTTGTCCTGGCCGTGGCCGCCTTTTCCCTGGTGGGCCTGCCGCCAACGGCCGGATTCATGGGCAAGCTCTTCCTGCTCACGGCGGCCTGGGGACATGGCTATGACTGGCTGGTCATCGTCGCGGCCCTGAACACGGCCATTTCCATCTACTTCTACCTGAGCCTGGTCCGCCATGCCTACACCCACGACCCGGCGGCCGAGCCCGCGCCGGCCAAGGACGGCGGCATGGTACTTGGCACAGTGTTCGCGGCGGTAATCCTGCTCCTCGGCATCATGCCGGCACCGGTTTACGATCTGGCGGTCAAGGCGGGGCAGGCACTTTTGCCCTGACGTTTTATCCCTGCTCCTTTTTGGTGCACGGCGTCCGCTCCATGGACGCCGTGCATTTTTTTTCGCCATGCATGCTCCCTGGGAATTGTTTGAAGCCTGTCCAATTCGATGCGGGTCCGCGAAAAGATGCCACGAACACACGCCCCGAACACGTTGTGAACAAATGTGGCCGAGTTACGAACAGATGAGAAACACGGAATGACCAACACGGGAACAGTTTTTCTGAAGGCCGAAGATGCCCGACACTTTGTTTGTAAAATAAATATTACTCTGAAATATATGAAAAAAACATGTTCGAAATTTTGTAGGTTATTGTTTGCAAAAAAAATGATCCGCGCAAGGAACAGGCATCTGGGCTTTTGGCGTGGCAGAATGTCGGATCAGTCGTAGGAACGGGATACGAACACGCAAGGAACACAACGCAAACACGGATGGGAACATTGCGCCGCCGGTCGTGTTCGTCTTGTTGCTAACAACGATAATATTCTGAAATTAAATAGATATTTTTGTAGGTTTACGCCAGCCACGTAAATATGAAGCGGCATCCGGCCGCGCCCCCGGCAATGGTGAAGGGCCGGTGCATGGACAGATGAGGGCTGTAGCCTTGGGCAAAGGGTTCGTCGCGGACGCAGGACAGCAGGGGAATGAGATCCGGGGGCAGGCCCATGTCCGCGTAGCCACGGGCATAGGCGCAATCCGTGACCGTAAAGGACAGGGTGGTTTCGGCCAGGACGACATCCGCGATGCGCAGCGCGTCCCCTTCACGCCACCGGTCCAAAACCGTGGCGAAATGGGCCAGATCGGGACCGTGCGGGGCCTGCCGCGCAAAGGCCGCGCCAGCCGCGCGGGCGTCATCGGCCAAGGCTGCTGCCAGAATGGCGGTGGCCTCGTCCCGGCCGAAACGAGCGGCGGTTTGCTCCCAGACCAGGGTCAGGATTTGGGCTTGGGCCAAGCGCAGGTCGAGCATGCTCATGAGGTCTCCTCTTTGCTTCGGATTTGGATTGGGATAGGTTTTTGGCCATGCACTGGTCATGGCCGAATGTTTTCCTTTTTGATGCCGGGACAGGCGTTGCCGTCAGTGACGCGCCCCGGCTCGATGAGGCCGATGGCCGCGCCCTGCTCTGTCGAACCTGTGGCCTTCCCGTGGCGAAGAATCAAGACCGAATCGCCATGAATGGCAAGCATCTGCACACCGTGTTCAATCCGGCGGGCATTCTGTTTGAAGTCGGATGCTTCGCCCTGGCTCCGGGCTGTCGTTTCGAGGGCGAATTTACGCCCGAATTCACGTGGTTTCCCGGATATCCGTGGAGGTTTGCCTTTTGCCGTCAGTGCGGGGCCCATCTCGGCTGGGATTACAGGAACGCCACAGGCGGTTTTGTCGGGCTGATCATGACCGAATTGCGGGAGCCCTGACAACCAGGACTGATCCACTGTTTTGACCACACCCGTTTTACGAAACCGTGTGCCACGGAGGCACGATGCGCATACCCTGTCCCAAATGCCAATTTGAATTGGACGCGTCCGCGACAGAATGTCCGCGTTGCGGCGTCGTG
The DNA window shown above is from Deltaproteobacteria bacterium and carries:
- a CDS encoding NADH-quinone oxidoreductase subunit N, producing the protein LAFVLAVAAFSLVGLPPTAGFMGKLFLLTAAWGHGYDWLVIVAALNTAISIYFYLSLVRHAYTHDPAAEPAPAKDGGMVLGTVFAAVILLLGIMPAPVYDLAVKAGQALLP
- a CDS encoding L-2-amino-thiazoline-4-carboxylic acid hydrolase encodes the protein MTSAWPKTYPNPNPKQRGDLMSMLDLRLAQAQILTLVWEQTAARFGRDEATAILAAALADDARAAGAAFARQAPHGPDLAHFATVLDRWREGDALRIADVVLAETTLSFTVTDCAYARGYADMGLPPDLIPLLSCVRDEPFAQGYSPHLSMHRPFTIAGGAAGCRFIFTWLA